The Hymenobacter baengnokdamensis genome includes a region encoding these proteins:
- a CDS encoding AAA domain-containing protein: MLKLEQQEDLEQFKLKNAKATVQERQQRGLTWYPVTITKEDVGFGGKVVLELERPAGQQGLHLFQVGKNAALFGNIPGRSATDRPTLSGVITSVRRNKLLLATAKEDLPDWVLEGGKLGIDLTFDEVSYREMDYALGKVMGAYGDRLAELRDILLGAKPARFRAEQADDLFYPSPLNESQLAAVRHVQAAQDVAIIHGPPGTGKTTTLVQAILETIRRERRVLVCAPSNTAVDLLTEKLAERGVNVIRMGNPSRVSDLLLEHTLDAQVMAHKRYGELRSMRQTAEQYRDMAGKHTRQFGWEEREQRRLLKEEARALHQEADGLERYITEDLLEQVQVITCTLVGASNRNIRHLTYETVFIDEAAQALEPGCWIPIAKAGRVVLAGDHQQLPPTVKSEKAAKDGLRETLFEKCIKRQPAVSRMLTLQYRMHEQIMQFSSEQFYEGRLVAAPTVAHSGLDAYDIRFAPDLPVEFLDTAGFGFQEITIPESRSTANPEEADLLLKRLAQLLEPYDAPDHENDPLSIGVIAPYRAQINYLKDAVEENDELSGLLLHRQLSVGTVDSFQGQERDIIAISLTRSNSHGEIGFLSDIRRMNVGMTRARKKLLLVGDSSTLGAHPFYKAFLDYVERVGGYRTAWELQD, encoded by the coding sequence ATGCTCAAGCTGGAGCAACAAGAAGATTTAGAGCAGTTTAAATTAAAAAACGCCAAGGCTACCGTGCAGGAGCGCCAGCAGCGTGGGCTGACCTGGTACCCCGTCACGATTACCAAAGAAGACGTGGGCTTCGGCGGCAAGGTGGTGCTGGAGCTGGAGCGGCCGGCCGGGCAGCAGGGGCTGCACCTGTTTCAGGTGGGCAAGAACGCGGCCTTGTTTGGCAATATTCCGGGCCGCTCGGCCACCGACCGGCCCACGCTCAGCGGTGTCATTACCAGCGTACGGCGCAACAAGCTGCTGCTGGCCACCGCCAAGGAAGACCTGCCCGACTGGGTACTCGAAGGCGGCAAGCTGGGCATCGACCTCACCTTCGACGAGGTGAGCTACCGCGAGATGGACTACGCGCTGGGCAAGGTGATGGGCGCCTACGGCGACCGTCTGGCCGAGCTGCGCGACATTCTGCTCGGGGCCAAGCCCGCCCGCTTCCGGGCCGAGCAGGCCGATGACTTATTCTATCCCAGCCCGCTGAATGAGAGCCAGCTGGCGGCCGTGCGCCACGTGCAGGCCGCCCAGGACGTGGCCATCATTCACGGGCCACCCGGCACCGGCAAAACGACTACGCTGGTGCAGGCCATTCTGGAAACTATCCGGCGCGAGCGGCGCGTGCTGGTGTGCGCGCCCAGCAACACGGCCGTCGATTTATTGACCGAGAAGCTGGCCGAGCGCGGGGTCAACGTCATTCGCATGGGGAATCCCTCACGGGTTTCGGACCTGCTGCTAGAGCACACGCTCGATGCGCAGGTGATGGCCCACAAGCGCTACGGCGAGTTGCGCTCGATGCGCCAGACCGCCGAGCAGTACCGTGATATGGCCGGCAAGCACACCCGGCAGTTTGGCTGGGAAGAGCGCGAGCAGCGCCGCCTGCTCAAGGAAGAAGCCCGCGCCCTGCACCAGGAAGCCGACGGGCTGGAGCGCTATATCACCGAAGACCTGCTCGAACAGGTGCAGGTGATTACCTGCACGCTGGTGGGCGCCTCAAACCGCAACATTCGCCACCTCACCTACGAAACGGTGTTTATCGACGAGGCGGCCCAGGCGCTGGAGCCGGGCTGCTGGATTCCGATTGCCAAGGCCGGCCGCGTGGTGCTGGCCGGCGACCACCAGCAGCTGCCGCCCACCGTGAAGAGCGAAAAAGCGGCCAAGGACGGCCTGCGCGAAACGCTGTTCGAGAAGTGCATCAAGCGCCAGCCCGCCGTGAGCCGGATGCTGACCCTGCAGTACCGGATGCACGAGCAGATTATGCAGTTCAGCTCGGAGCAGTTTTACGAAGGCCGCCTAGTGGCCGCGCCCACCGTGGCCCACAGTGGCCTCGACGCCTACGACATCCGCTTCGCCCCCGACCTGCCGGTGGAGTTTCTCGACACGGCCGGCTTTGGCTTCCAGGAGATTACCATCCCGGAAAGCCGCTCCACGGCTAACCCCGAAGAAGCCGATTTGCTGCTAAAAAGGCTGGCCCAGCTACTGGAGCCCTACGACGCGCCCGACCACGAAAACGACCCGCTCAGCATCGGCGTCATCGCCCCTTACCGCGCCCAGATTAACTACCTCAAGGATGCCGTGGAGGAAAACGACGAACTGAGTGGCTTGCTGCTGCACCGGCAGCTCAGTGTGGGGACCGTGGACTCTTTCCAGGGACAGGAGCGCGATATTATCGCTATATCGCTAACTAGAAGCAACTCGCACGGCGAAATCGGCTTTCTCTCCGACATCCGCCGCATGAACGTGGGCATGACGCGGGCGCGCAAGAAGCTGCTGCTCGTGGGCGACTCCTCCACGCTGGGCGCGCACCCTTTTTACAAGGCGTTTCTCGACTACGTCGAGCGCGTGGGCGGCTACCGCACGGCCTGGGAACTACAGGATTAA
- a CDS encoding SMP-30/gluconolactonase/LRE family protein: MRNSLRCLPAVLLASASLLSACGPQQSTEKKAVAAATDKSAELADTATQGARPRLVATFPDSLNTPDGLALAPDGRVFLSIPNMADNKYPARIVELTGTGYKPFINNLPLEPTTKKATPMDLAIGPDGNLYYAENQYENSKDFKSRLMRVRMTNGKPGAIETVVDNFALANGVVWKGNTLYVTDSQWDLPDNDKGSAILYFTLDQLNHGPIHLKPKTKDPHVLAMFTTTVNETGVDNGADGIDYDSQGRIYTGSFGDGNFYRVSLKPDGSYDKQELVPVAAPKIPCIDGFVIDRATDKAYITSARLNSIDVVDLKTNAHTILARNGDTNGAGGRLDQPAEVLLKGKELLISNYDNPNKHFVNTKSDAPHTESAIDLK; encoded by the coding sequence ATGCGTAACTCATTGCGTTGCCTGCCGGCGGTTCTGCTGGCGAGCGCTAGCCTGCTGTCCGCCTGCGGTCCGCAGCAGTCAACCGAAAAAAAAGCCGTAGCCGCGGCCACCGATAAGTCGGCCGAACTGGCCGATACGGCCACGCAGGGGGCCAGGCCCCGCCTCGTGGCTACTTTTCCCGACTCGCTCAATACCCCCGATGGCCTGGCGCTGGCCCCCGATGGCCGGGTGTTTTTATCCATCCCGAATATGGCCGATAATAAATATCCGGCCCGCATCGTGGAGCTGACCGGCACCGGCTACAAGCCCTTTATCAACAACCTGCCGCTGGAGCCGACTACCAAAAAGGCCACCCCGATGGATTTGGCCATTGGCCCGGATGGTAATTTATATTACGCTGAAAACCAATACGAAAACAGTAAAGATTTCAAGTCGCGCCTGATGCGGGTGCGGATGACCAACGGCAAGCCCGGCGCCATCGAAACTGTGGTTGATAACTTTGCCCTGGCCAATGGCGTGGTGTGGAAGGGCAACACCCTGTACGTGACGGACAGCCAGTGGGACCTGCCCGACAACGACAAGGGCAGCGCCATCCTGTACTTCACGCTCGACCAGCTCAACCACGGGCCCATTCACCTGAAACCCAAGACCAAGGACCCGCACGTGCTGGCCATGTTCACCACGACCGTCAACGAAACCGGCGTCGATAACGGGGCCGACGGCATCGACTACGACAGCCAGGGCCGCATTTATACGGGTTCATTCGGCGACGGCAATTTCTACCGCGTGTCGCTCAAGCCCGATGGCAGCTACGACAAGCAGGAGCTGGTGCCGGTGGCCGCCCCCAAAATCCCGTGCATCGACGGCTTCGTCATCGACCGCGCGACCGATAAGGCCTACATCACCAGCGCCCGCCTGAACTCAATTGACGTAGTTGACCTCAAAACCAACGCCCACACCATCCTGGCGCGCAACGGCGATACCAACGGCGCCGGCGGCCGCCTCGACCAGCCCGCCGAAGTGCTGCTCAAGGGCAAGGAGCTGCTGATTTCCAACTACGACAACCCCAACAAGCACTTCGTCAATACCAAGTCGGACGCCCCGCACACCGAGTCGGCGATTGACCTGAAGTAA
- a CDS encoding catalase: protein MPTKPIAKQTHEDVVGNPKTDELAQNREDGYGQFLTTNQGLRVNDDQNQLKAGERGPSLLEDFIYREKMTHFDHERIPERVVHARGVAAHGYFEAYGNATHLTRAAFLQPGAVTPLFTRFSTVAGSRGSSDLARDVRGFAVKFYTEEGVFDLVGNNIPVFFIQDAIKFPDFVHAVKPEPHNEIPQAASAHDTFYDFISINPESTHMLLWVMSDRALPRSLRMIEGFGVHTFRLVNAEGKSRFVKFHWKPVLGTHAVAWEEAQQISGKDPDFHRRDLWNNIEGGAYPEWELGVQVVEEEDEHKFGFDILDATKLIPEELVPVQLIGKMVLNRNVDNYFAETEQVAFHLGHVVPGIDFSNDPLLQGRLFSYTDTQLKRLGGPNFHEIPINRSLAPVHNGQRDGHMRQTINKGQVSYGPNLLNDNFPKQAKQSEGGFVSYPERVEGHKIRLRSKSFVDHYSQARLFWNSQTEVEKAHIVKALRFELGHVQKLEVRSRTLMQLAQVAAELASRVAQGLGMEVPSAKGVQLNLQVPADGKAADYQSGPVTDAKASSPALSMAPDSKINAGKGSIKTRQIAILATDGADVAAIAELMKTLMDGGAQTHIIATHQGSLKGKDGQNLLINWTFQDTSSALYDAVYVAGGEHSVNTIKQDTDAVRFVNEAYRHCKPIAASAEGVDLLKAAAYPGATDIIGAEGVITSTDTKVAELAKQFSQAIARHRFWNRELKAMPA, encoded by the coding sequence ATGCCCACCAAACCCATCGCCAAGCAAACGCACGAAGACGTAGTTGGCAACCCCAAGACCGACGAGCTGGCCCAGAACCGTGAGGACGGCTACGGGCAGTTCCTGACTACCAACCAGGGCCTGCGGGTCAACGACGACCAGAACCAGCTCAAGGCCGGTGAGCGCGGCCCCTCGCTGCTCGAAGACTTCATCTACCGCGAAAAGATGACCCACTTCGACCACGAGCGCATTCCGGAGCGCGTGGTACACGCCCGCGGCGTGGCGGCTCACGGCTATTTCGAGGCCTATGGCAACGCAACCCACCTGACCCGCGCCGCCTTTTTGCAGCCCGGCGCCGTGACACCTTTATTTACGCGCTTTTCTACGGTAGCCGGCTCGCGCGGCTCTTCCGATTTGGCCCGTGATGTGCGCGGCTTCGCCGTGAAGTTTTATACCGAGGAAGGCGTTTTTGACCTCGTGGGCAATAACATCCCGGTGTTTTTTATTCAGGATGCCATTAAGTTTCCCGATTTTGTGCACGCCGTAAAGCCCGAGCCGCACAACGAGATTCCGCAGGCGGCCTCGGCTCACGATACCTTTTACGACTTTATCTCCATCAATCCCGAAAGCACTCATATGCTGCTCTGGGTGATGTCGGACCGCGCCCTGCCCCGCAGCCTGCGCATGATAGAAGGCTTTGGCGTGCACACTTTTCGCCTGGTGAACGCCGAGGGTAAGAGCCGCTTCGTAAAATTTCACTGGAAGCCGGTGCTGGGTACCCACGCCGTGGCCTGGGAGGAAGCGCAGCAGATTTCGGGTAAAGACCCTGATTTTCACCGTCGCGACCTCTGGAACAACATCGAAGGCGGCGCCTACCCCGAGTGGGAGCTGGGCGTGCAGGTGGTGGAAGAGGAAGACGAGCACAAGTTTGGCTTCGATATTCTGGATGCCACCAAGCTTATTCCCGAAGAGCTGGTGCCGGTGCAGCTTATCGGCAAAATGGTACTTAACCGCAACGTAGACAACTACTTTGCCGAAACTGAGCAGGTGGCTTTTCACCTCGGCCACGTGGTGCCAGGCATCGATTTCAGCAACGACCCGCTGTTGCAGGGCCGCCTGTTTTCGTACACCGATACCCAGCTCAAGCGTCTGGGCGGACCCAATTTTCACGAGATTCCGATTAACCGCTCGCTGGCTCCCGTTCACAACGGGCAGCGCGACGGCCACATGCGCCAGACTATCAACAAGGGCCAGGTAAGCTACGGCCCCAACCTGCTCAACGACAACTTTCCGAAGCAGGCCAAGCAGAGCGAGGGCGGCTTTGTGAGCTACCCCGAGCGCGTAGAAGGCCACAAGATTCGGCTGCGCAGCAAAAGCTTCGTCGACCACTATAGCCAGGCCCGCCTGTTCTGGAACAGCCAGACTGAGGTAGAGAAAGCGCACATCGTCAAGGCCCTGCGCTTCGAGCTGGGCCACGTGCAGAAGCTGGAAGTACGCAGCCGCACGCTCATGCAGCTGGCGCAGGTGGCGGCCGAGCTGGCCAGCCGCGTAGCCCAAGGGCTGGGCATGGAAGTGCCCTCGGCCAAAGGCGTGCAGCTCAACCTGCAAGTGCCCGCCGATGGCAAAGCCGCCGACTATCAGTCGGGCCCGGTGACAGACGCCAAAGCCTCTTCCCCTGCCCTGAGCATGGCGCCCGACAGCAAAATAAACGCGGGCAAGGGCAGTATTAAAACCCGGCAGATTGCCATTCTGGCCACCGACGGGGCCGATGTGGCGGCCATCGCGGAGCTGATGAAGACGCTGATGGATGGCGGCGCGCAAACCCACATTATTGCCACCCATCAGGGCTCACTGAAAGGCAAAGACGGCCAGAATCTGCTGATAAACTGGACGTTCCAGGACACGTCTTCCGCCCTGTATGATGCCGTGTACGTGGCTGGCGGCGAACATAGCGTAAATACTATAAAGCAGGACACCGACGCCGTGCGCTTCGTCAACGAAGCTTACCGCCACTGCAAGCCCATCGCGGCCTCGGCCGAGGGCGTGGACCTGCTGAAGGCCGCCGCTTACCCCGGCGCAACCGACATTATCGGGGCCGAGGGCGTTATTACCAGCACCGATACTAAGGTGGCCGAGCTGGCGAAGCAATTTAGCCAGGCTATTGCCCGGCACCGCTTCTGGAACCGCGAGCTGAAGGCCATGCCGGCTTAG
- a CDS encoding FKBP-type peptidyl-prolyl cis-trans isomerase codes for MAAIAQNSVVTLTYDLSVTDENQQKVLVEQAEADEPMVFLFGHSGLPEEFERQLDGKSAGDSFSFSLTPEQAYGDYDQQAVVEIPKQVFEIDGKLDDQMLQVGNYLPMADNEGHHMQAKVVEIGDEQVTMDFNHPLAGMVMHFDGKVQDVRAATAEELAHGHVHGEGGHQH; via the coding sequence ATGGCCGCCATTGCCCAAAACTCCGTCGTAACCCTAACCTACGACCTCTCCGTAACCGACGAAAACCAACAGAAAGTACTGGTTGAGCAGGCCGAGGCCGACGAGCCGATGGTTTTCCTGTTTGGCCACAGCGGCCTGCCCGAAGAGTTTGAGCGTCAGCTAGACGGCAAAAGCGCCGGCGACTCCTTCTCCTTCTCGCTCACGCCCGAGCAGGCGTATGGCGACTACGACCAGCAGGCCGTAGTAGAAATTCCGAAGCAGGTATTTGAAATTGACGGCAAGCTCGACGACCAGATGCTGCAAGTGGGCAACTACCTGCCCATGGCCGACAACGAGGGCCACCACATGCAAGCCAAAGTAGTCGAAATCGGCGACGAGCAGGTGACCATGGACTTCAACCATCCGCTGGCCGGCATGGTCATGCACTTCGATGGCAAAGTTCAGGATGTGCGCGCCGCCACCGCCGAAGAGCTGGCCCACGGCCACGTGCACGGCGAAGGCGGCCACCAGCACTAA
- a CDS encoding SemiSWEET family sugar transporter: MTIVTLVGSVAAMLTTVAYVPQAYQTIKTRDTSALSLPTFLLLFVGTCLWGTYAVLIHDIPILMTNLISGGLATIILYIKLTAKPADVRRAAP; the protein is encoded by the coding sequence ATGACGATTGTTACCCTTGTTGGCAGCGTAGCTGCTATGCTTACTACCGTGGCCTATGTGCCGCAGGCTTACCAAACCATCAAAACCCGCGATACGAGTGCGCTTTCGCTGCCCACTTTCCTGCTGCTGTTTGTGGGCACCTGCCTCTGGGGCACCTACGCGGTGCTTATCCACGATATCCCGATTTTGATGACCAACCTCATTTCGGGCGGCCTAGCCACCATCATCCTGTATATCAAGCTGACTGCCAAGCCCGCCGATGTGCGGCGTGCCGCGCCATAG
- a CDS encoding acyl carrier protein phosphodiesterase: MNFLAHLFLAGSPAAPAYADGLVGQFIADSVPGRRLECYPATVQAGIRAHRAIDAFTDQHPVVRRGTARLRVAGLGKYAGVVSDVFMDHFLARSFTSFSAESLPAFSQRVYALLEARLPEFPAPVQRFFPHMVQHNWLLHYAETAGIGRALQGLSRRASPGSGMDTATGELHQHYAAYEADFREFFPQLQAYVAGLA; encoded by the coding sequence ATGAATTTTCTGGCGCACCTCTTTCTGGCCGGCTCGCCCGCTGCCCCGGCCTACGCCGACGGGCTGGTGGGCCAGTTTATTGCCGATTCGGTGCCCGGCCGCCGGCTGGAGTGCTACCCGGCCACCGTGCAGGCCGGTATTCGGGCGCACCGCGCCATCGATGCGTTTACCGACCAGCACCCGGTGGTGCGGCGCGGCACCGCCCGGTTGCGCGTGGCCGGCCTGGGCAAGTACGCCGGCGTTGTGTCTGATGTGTTTATGGACCACTTTCTAGCGCGCAGCTTTACCAGCTTTTCGGCCGAAAGCCTGCCCGCCTTCTCGCAGCGTGTGTATGCGCTGCTGGAAGCGCGGCTACCGGAGTTTCCGGCCCCGGTGCAGCGCTTTTTTCCCCATATGGTGCAGCACAACTGGCTGCTGCACTATGCCGAAACGGCGGGTATCGGCCGGGCCCTACAGGGCCTGAGCCGCCGGGCTTCGCCCGGCTCTGGCATGGACACGGCCACCGGGGAGCTGCACCAGCACTACGCCGCCTATGAGGCCGATTTTCGGGAGTTTTTTCCGCAGCTGCAGGCCTACGTAGCCGGGTTGGCGTAG
- a CDS encoding pyridoxamine 5'-phosphate oxidase family protein, with translation MSDKKTPVTHDLQKLFEKIKDVRIAMLTTFDEQHALHSRPMATIKPEADGSLLFFTDKESAKVYEVKKDNQVNLSYSDPSANTYASISGRASAYRDEAKIAELWTEPMRGWFPKGKDDPNIMILKVDIDKAEYWDSPSSLLVQAYAYARAVVTGQRSKDDDVNEHAQVQR, from the coding sequence ATGTCCGATAAGAAAACCCCGGTCACCCACGACCTCCAGAAGCTTTTTGAAAAAATCAAGGATGTGCGCATTGCCATGCTTACTACCTTCGACGAGCAGCACGCCTTGCACAGCCGCCCCATGGCTACCATCAAGCCCGAGGCCGATGGCTCGCTGCTTTTCTTTACCGATAAGGAGTCGGCGAAGGTGTACGAGGTTAAAAAAGACAATCAGGTAAACCTGAGCTATTCGGACCCCAGCGCCAATACCTACGCGTCGATTTCGGGCCGGGCCAGCGCCTACCGCGACGAGGCCAAGATTGCCGAGCTGTGGACTGAGCCCATGCGCGGCTGGTTTCCCAAGGGCAAAGACGACCCCAACATTATGATTCTCAAGGTAGATATAGACAAAGCTGAATATTGGGACTCGCCCAGCAGCTTGCTCGTGCAGGCCTACGCCTACGCCCGCGCCGTGGTAACCGGCCAGCGTAGTAAGGATGACGACGTAAACGAGCACGCCCAGGTGCAGCGCTAG
- a CDS encoding spheroidene monooxygenase, with amino-acid sequence MWLPVILLMLTTLTLFTLRPGAGVARWALAQMATAPRQLQQVAGLRFFQLLGSGAANGFGFWPNLRRYGLLATWQRAEDAAAFFAGHPVWAAYAQRSAEIWTAELAPLQAHGAWDGLNPFDYAPAAGAGRAEAEEPVAVLTRASIRLRRAPRFWRYVEPTSRALAGAEGLRLAIGLGELPLVRQATFSVWESAAAMQQYAYRNARHREVIQLTRREGWYSEELFARFRVLSSYGTIDGKNPL; translated from the coding sequence TTGTGGCTGCCTGTTATCCTGCTCATGCTGACTACGCTCACGCTGTTTACTCTCCGGCCCGGAGCCGGCGTGGCCCGCTGGGCGCTGGCCCAAATGGCCACGGCACCGCGCCAGCTACAGCAGGTAGCGGGCCTGCGCTTTTTTCAGCTGCTGGGCAGCGGGGCGGCCAATGGGTTTGGCTTCTGGCCCAACCTGCGCCGCTACGGCCTGCTGGCTACCTGGCAGCGGGCCGAAGACGCCGCCGCTTTCTTCGCGGGCCACCCGGTATGGGCCGCCTACGCGCAGCGCAGCGCCGAAATATGGACCGCTGAGCTGGCCCCGCTGCAAGCCCATGGCGCCTGGGACGGCCTCAACCCATTTGACTACGCCCCAGCCGCCGGGGCTGGCCGGGCCGAAGCTGAGGAGCCGGTGGCCGTACTCACGCGGGCCAGTATCCGGCTGCGGCGGGCCCCGCGCTTCTGGCGCTACGTCGAGCCCACGAGCCGGGCGCTGGCCGGGGCCGAAGGCCTGCGGCTGGCTATCGGGCTGGGCGAGCTGCCGCTGGTGCGCCAGGCCACCTTCAGCGTCTGGGAGTCGGCGGCGGCGATGCAGCAGTACGCCTACCGCAATGCGCGCCACCGCGAGGTTATTCAGCTCACGCGCCGCGAGGGCTGGTACAGCGAGGAGCTATTCGCCCGTTTTCGGGTGCTAAGCAGTTACGGCACTATAGACGGGAAGAATCCTTTGTAG
- a CDS encoding DNA topoisomerase IB gives MSTPPTHPAPLRAKTRKKQLPPLPELAAHELYKDPARQAELAGLRYATDAGPGLRRTTDGDGNFIYLNAKGELIADEKILDRIRSFVIPPAWTDVWIAPSATWHLQVTGHDEAGRKQYRYHPAWEAARSLTKFSRLLAFGQKLGELRRQLRKDLARPGLDRDKVVALALLLMDQSFIRVGNEEYAKKNKSYGLTTLLDKHATIEGADVRFSFVGKKGVAHDVTIHDRKLAQLVRKCKEIPGQHLFQFYGADGQRHPLESGHVNDYLHRHTGIALSAKDFRTWGGTVKMVQCLESVLNSDAELAPDKAIRQATKEVAANLGNTPTVCSKYYIHPQVTELFKSGRLIEYLRRHDADPHDRDELSPTEHLVLEMLAEV, from the coding sequence ATGTCTACGCCTCCCACCCACCCAGCGCCTCTGCGTGCTAAAACCCGTAAAAAGCAGTTGCCGCCCCTGCCCGAGCTGGCCGCGCATGAGCTTTATAAAGACCCGGCCCGCCAGGCCGAGCTAGCCGGCCTGCGCTATGCCACCGATGCCGGCCCGGGCCTGCGGCGCACCACTGACGGCGATGGCAACTTTATCTATCTCAACGCGAAAGGCGAGCTAATAGCGGATGAAAAAATACTGGACCGCATCCGCAGCTTCGTGATTCCGCCGGCGTGGACTGATGTCTGGATTGCGCCCAGCGCTACCTGGCACCTGCAGGTGACGGGCCACGACGAAGCGGGCCGCAAGCAATACCGCTACCACCCCGCCTGGGAGGCGGCCCGCTCCCTGACGAAGTTTTCGCGGCTGCTGGCTTTTGGCCAGAAGCTGGGCGAGCTGCGCCGCCAGCTGCGCAAAGACCTGGCCCGGCCGGGGCTCGACCGCGATAAAGTAGTGGCGCTGGCGCTCCTGCTCATGGACCAGTCGTTTATACGGGTTGGCAATGAGGAGTATGCCAAGAAAAACAAGAGCTACGGCCTCACCACGCTGCTCGACAAGCACGCCACGATTGAGGGCGCCGACGTGCGCTTTTCGTTCGTGGGCAAAAAAGGGGTGGCCCATGACGTAACCATTCACGACCGCAAGCTGGCGCAGCTGGTGCGCAAGTGCAAGGAGATTCCGGGCCAGCACTTGTTTCAGTTCTACGGAGCCGATGGCCAGCGCCACCCGCTGGAGTCGGGGCACGTAAATGACTACTTGCACCGGCACACCGGAATTGCGCTGTCGGCCAAGGACTTTCGCACCTGGGGCGGCACCGTGAAAATGGTGCAGTGCCTGGAAAGCGTGCTGAACAGTGACGCGGAGCTGGCCCCCGACAAAGCCATCCGGCAGGCCACCAAAGAAGTAGCCGCCAACCTGGGCAATACGCCCACAGTATGCTCGAAATACTATATTCATCCGCAGGTAACCGAGCTGTTTAAGTCGGGCCGGCTCATCGAGTACCTGCGCCGCCACGATGCCGACCCGCACGACCGCGACGAGCTATCGCCCACCGAGCACCTGGTGCTGGAAATGCTGGCGGAAGTGTAG
- a CDS encoding App1 family protein yields MNLGQWLADAFEWTDAGMTRVAARLGRLRPLHLDVYRSYGTPHRFYVKGRLLADRGLTPQTEADSPWRNFQAMYRRFNSREIPGAEVVISLPQHLDLPVVTGPTGYFTLRLDPPALPASVNYLWYPVTVRLTKLPTRFRGLLGQVEGVAQVLIPPPTAEFGVISDLDDTVIVTRATHILRMLRTVLLRNAHSHETLAGVAAFYQALLHGQSGRPDNPFFYVSSSPWNLYDVLDDFLRLQGVPPGPLLLRETLLGRTPGSEGKNPDASPHHGHKLKEINQVLDTYPDLPFILLGDSGQQDPVIYAEVVRTYPGRIRVIYIRDVGVPARARHIGPLAAALRRDTGVELLLVPDYLTAATHAAAHGFITAEALAGMKSPE; encoded by the coding sequence ATGAATTTAGGCCAGTGGCTTGCGGATGCTTTCGAATGGACCGATGCGGGCATGACGCGCGTGGCCGCCCGGCTGGGCCGATTGCGCCCCCTGCACCTCGATGTGTACCGCAGCTACGGCACGCCGCACCGCTTTTATGTGAAGGGGCGCCTGCTGGCTGACCGCGGCCTCACGCCCCAGACCGAGGCCGACTCGCCGTGGCGCAACTTCCAGGCCATGTACCGGCGCTTCAACAGCCGCGAGATACCGGGGGCAGAGGTAGTTATTTCACTACCCCAGCATCTTGACTTACCGGTAGTTACCGGCCCCACGGGCTATTTTACCTTACGCCTCGACCCGCCGGCCCTGCCCGCTTCGGTCAACTACCTCTGGTACCCGGTAACGGTGCGGCTGACGAAGCTCCCGACCCGGTTTCGGGGCCTGCTGGGCCAGGTAGAAGGCGTGGCCCAGGTACTCATTCCGCCGCCCACGGCCGAGTTTGGCGTTATCTCCGACCTCGACGATACGGTTATCGTGACGCGGGCCACCCATATTCTGCGCATGCTGCGCACGGTACTGCTGCGCAATGCCCACTCGCACGAGACGCTGGCCGGCGTGGCGGCTTTTTACCAGGCCCTGCTGCATGGGCAGAGCGGCCGGCCCGACAACCCCTTCTTTTACGTCAGCTCCTCGCCCTGGAACCTCTACGACGTACTCGACGATTTTTTGCGCCTGCAGGGCGTGCCGCCCGGCCCCCTGCTGCTGCGCGAAACCCTGCTCGGCCGCACGCCCGGCTCGGAAGGGAAAAACCCCGATGCCTCGCCGCACCACGGCCATAAGCTCAAGGAAATCAACCAGGTACTGGACACCTACCCGGACCTGCCTTTTATTCTGCTCGGCGACAGCGGGCAGCAGGACCCCGTAATTTATGCAGAGGTGGTGCGCACGTATCCCGGCCGCATTCGGGTTATCTATATCCGCGACGTGGGCGTGCCGGCCCGGGCCAGGCACATCGGCCCGCTGGCCGCCGCCTTGCGCCGCGATACGGGCGTTGAGCTGCTGCTGGTGCCCGACTACCTCACGGCCGCCACGCACGCGGCAGCGCACGGCTTTATTACGGCAGAGGCGCTGGCCGGTATGAAGAGCCCGGAATAA